TGCGTTTCGGGAAGCGTTTTTGACACTATCAATGGGAAGGTTGCTTTGTGCTCTGAAGACATCGGTCCACAATCCTTAAAAAACATCTCCAGAGCCATCCAAGTATTTCGCCTGTATCCAGCCAAAAATTCAGAAGTGGCTACAGCTGCGCACAAGGACCAGACAGCTACAACTGATCGAAAATCCATTGCTGTTTTGCCATTTGATAATATGTCAGGTGATCCAGAGCAGGAGTATTTTTCCGACGGAATTTCCGAGGACATTATTACGGATCTATCCAAAATATCGGCCCTTTTTGTGGTCGCCCGGAATTCCAGCTTTTCCTACAAGGGCAGCAACGTAAATATTCAGCATGTCGGCCATGACCTGGGAGTTAATTATGTCGTGGAGGGAAGTGTCCGAAAAGTTGGTAATAGGGCCCGTCTTACAGCTCAGCTAATCGACGCTAAGACTGGTGGTCATATCTGGGCTGAGCGCTATGACCGTGAGCTGGACGATGTGTTTGCTGTTCAGGATGAAATAACAACCAATATTGTTAAGGCCTTGCAACTGGTCCTGTTGCCAGTCGAAGCCGAACTTGTCGCCAAAGCGCCGACCTCTGACTTTCAGGCTTACGACTACTATCTCAAAGGTCGCCAATGTTCTCATTACATAAGAACAGCGAAATTCATTGAAGCCAAACACCTCTTCGAACGGGCTATCACCTGTGATCCCAATTTTGCCCGCGCGTATTGTGGCCTGGCTGATTGCGGCACCCAATTATACTTTTGGGAAGGTGATGATGACTACCTTGAAGGCGTGCCACAAGCGATTGAGAGGGCATTGCAAATTGATGGTAATTTGGCCGAGGCCCATGCGTCTATGGGATTTTATCTGTCTCTGACGGGAAGTTTCAACAAGGCTGAACGTGAGTTTTTCCAGGCCACAAAACTTGATCCAAATCTCTACGAAGCGCAATATTTCTGGGGACATCTATACCTTACGCATGGTTATTCAGCAAAGGCCGCCGAACATTTTGAGCAAGCCTGGAAGGTGTCCCCCCGAGACCCTCAAACACCGGGATTGCTGCTAGGAATTTACCGCGACCTGGGTCGCTTCGGCGAACTAAAGAAAACTGCAGAGAAGACCCTGAAAATAGGGCTTCGCAAATTGGAGTTGGAACCTGACAACACAAGAGCCTGTATGTCGTGCGCATTTGCTTATGCGCATTTGGGGGATTTTAGAAATGCAGAGCTCTTGGGTATCCGCGCGATCAACAATGATCCCGACGATAAAATTAATTTTTACAACCTCGCTTGCCTCTACGCCCTTATGAACCAGCCAGAAAAGGCACTGGACTACCTTGAGCAAACTGCCAGAGATGCTGACCACTTGCTGAGGTCAATCATGAATGACGGGGATTTCAAAACCCTGCGCAGCCTCCCGCGATTCATTGCTATGGTCCAGCACTCCGAATTATCCGAATGACCAACATCGAGCCCTTCACTTTTAATGTAATCATCGTGACCCGATCAACATTTCACCTCTTTTTCGGTTTAGTGAAACTTTTTAAAACAACGTATTGTCTGGTGGTAATCGCCCCCCCAAAAAAGCCAAGGGCATTTTGAACATAACCGAATTATGCCGACGACAGCGCCGCGTGCGTTAAAAGCGCTGAAGAAGGAATTTTTGAATGTGGTTTAAAACCCTTTAATAAACCTTTCAAAGAGCTGACTAAACATAACGCTGCAAGAAGCGGAGGAGGTCTGACCTGCCCCCAAGGCTCCCTCATTCATAATGAGAGCTTGCGGGTTAGGATTTCATATCCGGTGGTGTCGTTTTCGGCCTGCGCAGCGCGCTCAACCTCGGCTCGTGGCTACCCCTCACGGAATCCATCATTGACCAGCTACCAAGCTTAGAGTTGGTGACCTGAGCCCCAAGCTCCCTCCAACTTTACGCGGAGTGCTTGGAGTTAAAACTTTGGGCTTAGGCTGCCAATCCGTGCCGGAGATTGAATGAAACTGTTCCCACCTCGCCAAAACCAACTGAACGTTCATCGGAGCAATAAGTTTGTAGATTATGCTGAAAAAGGAGTTTTTCAACAGGTCCGGCTCAACTCGGTATTTTTTCGCGCGACGCTCAAATGTCCGTTTAGGACAGCGCCGGGACATTTTGCAATCGTTGCCACCTGCGCATTGTTACCGTTGGACCTTGGGGCAAGGCCAAATACCAAAAACATAAAGGCATTGGCCAGTTTCTGGCACGGTTGGCCATGCTCGGCGTGAAGGTGGGGATAATACAAAAACTATCAATGCGAACGACGAACACGTCCACTATTCTTCATCCGTCCACTTGGGAGACGTTTTGGTCAGAAAGGAATTGAAGCCACGTAGCGCATCTTCTGTCGAACATACTTCGATCATGTTATCTATACCGACAAGGTATGCTTCCTCCAGTGACATTTCGATCTGTTGATAGAAGGCCCTCTTACCGAGACGTATACCCTCGCTCGAGCGCTTGGCAATTTTCTGAGCCAACGTTTCGGTTTCTTCGTGTAATCTCTCAGGCGAAACGGTTCGGTTGATCAATCCGAACCTCACAGCGTCAGCTGCGCTAAATATATCGCCAGTCAGCGCCATTTCCATGGCGTGTTTCCTGTGCATGTTTCGGCCCACTCCGACCAGTGGGGTGGTGCAAAAAGCCCCAAGATTAACCCCGGGCATGCAGAATGTTGCCGTGTTCGCAGCGATGGCTAGATCGCAGGCCGAGACAAGCTGTGCGCCACTTGCAGTGGCAATACCCTGTACACAAGCAATGACAGGTTTATCCCCGTGGATGATCGTCATCATCATGTTTTTGCATTGGGTCAGTATTTCGCGTTGCTCCGCGCGAGTCTGCTGCAAATCCCTGCTGCCGCTCATTTCGTAGAGGTCATGCCCGGCGCAAAAGATACGACCCTCGGCAGATAATATGATCACCTTGGCTTTCTTGTCGGCGTAGGCCGCATCGAGCGCGTCTTTGAGAGTCGCGATCGATGCCAGTGACAGTATATTACCTTGGTCGGGACGACACATAGTGAGCCACAGGACGCGATCTGACATCACTTTTTTTAGGTAAATTGAATCTGCCATACTTTGCGAATTCGCAGGGTTGACCATGTTCAGTCCTCCAAAAAGGTGATTTTAATATACACTAGTTTCTCGCTGGTTGGCAGTGCGAAGGATCATGGTTTTAAGAACCATTCATGCTCTATACATAGTCAGCTTCGGCCCGATAACGAACTTCGCTACTCATGAGGTCCACGACGGCCTTGGGTGCCAACAACAGGTACACTTCGCATGAACCCTTCAATCCATGGGCACTTCTGCCTTTGACAAAACCCCGTTTGCATCCGTTTTGACTGCAAGGCGCATGGCGTTGGTCTTCTCAAAAGTATCTTTCGATGCGGGGCCGTCCACAAATGCCATTCGAGTGGCGCCTAGCTATCTCGTGGATTCACTGTTGGCAGGACTGGGCAAATCTGCCACTCGGGTGGAGCCATCAAACTAACCCTCCGGCCCTAAGGCGTCCCTCAGCAACAGTCACAATTTCACGATCCGCCTGGTCGAATTGACTTAGGTGCAGGTTGCAACATTTCTCATCATACCCAGTCAGCAATGCAGGACTAGGCCACCGAGGCAACGCAGTGGCAATCCGGGCCTAGAAGAATGCGAAATCGTCCACGGTTAGATCAATTACGTTCGATACGGTTATTGCATTGATACCCGCTGTCCCGCCGAGTGCTGCGCCGACATCGATGACCGAATTACCGCCTAGAACACTAATGTGGTCCTCCAAGACCGCGAATGCTCGACTGAGAAGCTGCGCCAGCGCCACGTCTGGTAGATATTCAAAGGGCACACTTCCCAGCGCTGGCATCAGATCGCCAGCAAAACTGGACAGATCGATCACATCGGACCCAGTTGCGTCGTTGCCAAAGCGAAAATCAACGATTCTGTCCTGACCAAACTCCCCTTCGAAGATAAATGTATCATGCCCCCCAACCGCAATTGAGCCTGAACTGTTGTAGTTTGCGCGGCTGGTATCACCTGCCAATACATCATTTCCTTCGCCACCGTTCAGAACGTCATTGCCTCCGATTGCCGTCGAATTGCTGCCGCCAGAGTTCATGACCACTGCATCACCAACAAGGTAGTCATCTCCGGCACCGCCAAGCAACGTGTCGTCCCCTCCGACGGCCATTCCGCCGACACTCAGGTAATTCATCGATGAGGCGTCGCCATAGAGTGAATCGTTACCTGCGGCTCCTTCCAGCAGATCGTCACCACCGGTAGACGTGGCGCTGCTTTGGTGGTTCATGTATTGGGCATCGCCATACAGGTAGTCATTTCCGCCCCCGCCCTGCAATACGTCATCTCCACCTACTGCATTGCCGGTACTGAGGTAATTCATGGTCTGGGAATCACCATAGATCCTGTCAACGTCGCTGCCTCCAATCAGTAGGTCATTTCCACCGATTGCAGAGGTATTAAGTGAATTGTTGTTCATTGTTCCGGCATCGCCATAGAGATAATTACGCCCATCGCCGCCGTCAATTGTGTCATCACCGCCGGTGGCGATACCGTTATCACTGTACCAGTTCATCTGAGAGCCATCACCATACAAAAAGTCTCTTGACGCACCGCCATATAACTGGTCGTCGCCTCCCGCGGCTTCGGCGCCAGCGCTGGAGCGGTTCATGTAGTACCCGTCGCCATAGATCTCATTGACACCGCTGCCACTATACAAAACATCATTTCCACCGGTAGCGTTGGCGTTGGCGCTGTTGAAGTTCATAAAACGGCTGTCGCCGTAAATGTAATCAACCTCGTCAGACAAACCGATACCGCCGCGCAGAGTGTCGTTGCCACCGACTACGGTGGCGCCGGCGCTTGAATAATTCATGTACCACGCGTCGCCCACAATAACGTCGCTGCCGCTGCCACCATCAATCAGGTCACCACCACCCGAAGCCGTCCCTGAGCTCCAGTAGTTCATATAAGTGGCATCACCGTAGACGTTATCGTTTCCGGACCCGCCATCAAGAGAGTCGTCGCCACCGTTGGCGGCGTGTGAACCATAGTAATTCATTGTATGGGCATCGCCCAAAATACGGTCGTTTCCGTCGTTTCCATAGATATGATCATCACCACCAAAAGCGGTGCTGACGGCAATATTGCCGTAGTTCATATAATATGCACCACCCGACAGAAAACTGTCACCCGATGCGCTGCCGTTCAGCGTGTCGTTGCCGCCATAAGCGGTTCCGGACGAGCCATAATTCATGTAATAGGCATCACCATAAAGCCGTTCATTTGTGCTTCCGGCGGCATTCAGTTCGTCATCGCCTCCATAGGCATCGCCGGAGCCAAAATAATTCATGGTTTGGGCATCGCCGTAGAGGATATTGAAGTAACCTCCGCCAGAATTGAGGATATCGTTACCGCCCGTCGCGGTTCCACTTCCGAAGCCGTTCAAGTATCGTGCGTCGCCATAAAGGATATCATACGACCCACCAGATCCGGTTAGCGTGTCGTCGCCGCCTGTTGCAATGCCAAGGCTGCCGTAATTGAGCGAATAGGCGTCCCCGAACAGTCTGTTTGCATGTCCGCCGGTGTCGCTGATGATATCGTCGCCGCCAACAGCCGTACCGGTGTTTCCGTAATTCAGCCAATAGGCATCGCCGAAGATATCATCCGAAGACGTTGTCCCGATTAAGGTTTGGTCGGTGGCGATTTCTGTTCCTGAACCGCTGTTTAGTGTAAAAATCCCGTCTCCATAAAAAGTCGCCATTTTTCCCTCCGCTATCTGCGGCGCGTCA
This portion of the Parasedimentitalea marina genome encodes:
- a CDS encoding enoyl-CoA hydratase-related protein, yielding MVNPANSQSMADSIYLKKVMSDRVLWLTMCRPDQGNILSLASIATLKDALDAAYADKKAKVIILSAEGRIFCAGHDLYEMSGSRDLQQTRAEQREILTQCKNMMMTIIHGDKPVIACVQGIATASGAQLVSACDLAIAANTATFCMPGVNLGAFCTTPLVGVGRNMHRKHAMEMALTGDIFSAADAVRFGLINRTVSPERLHEETETLAQKIAKRSSEGIRLGKRAFYQQIEMSLEEAYLVGIDNMIEVCSTEDALRGFNSFLTKTSPKWTDEE
- a CDS encoding calcium-binding protein, whose protein sequence is MFLPDAPQIAEGKMATFYGDGIFTLNSGSGTEIATDQTLIGTTSSDDIFGDAYWLNYGNTGTAVGGDDIISDTGGHANRLFGDAYSLNYGSLGIATGGDDTLTGSGGSYDILYGDARYLNGFGSGTATGGNDILNSGGGYFNILYGDAQTMNYFGSGDAYGGDDELNAAGSTNERLYGDAYYMNYGSSGTAYGGNDTLNGSASGDSFLSGGAYYMNYGNIAVSTAFGGDDHIYGNDGNDRILGDAHTMNYYGSHAANGGDDSLDGGSGNDNVYGDATYMNYWSSGTASGGGDLIDGGSGSDVIVGDAWYMNYSSAGATVVGGNDTLRGGIGLSDEVDYIYGDSRFMNFNSANANATGGNDVLYSGSGVNEIYGDGYYMNRSSAGAEAAGGDDQLYGGASRDFLYGDGSQMNWYSDNGIATGGDDTIDGGDGRNYLYGDAGTMNNNSLNTSAIGGNDLLIGGSDVDRIYGDSQTMNYLSTGNAVGGDDVLQGGGGNDYLYGDAQYMNHQSSATSTGGDDLLEGAAGNDSLYGDASSMNYLSVGGMAVGGDDTLLGGAGDDYLVGDAVVMNSGGSNSTAIGGNDVLNGGEGNDVLAGDTSRANYNSSGSIAVGGHDTFIFEGEFGQDRIVDFRFGNDATGSDVIDLSSFAGDLMPALGSVPFEYLPDVALAQLLSRAFAVLEDHISVLGGNSVIDVGAALGGTAGINAITVSNVIDLTVDDFAFF
- a CDS encoding adenylate/guanylate cyclase domain-containing protein, yielding MVRRLAAILVADVVGFARLMEQDEVGTLNSLKALRKNLVQPKIEKHGGRIVKLMGDGMLVEFTSSIEAVECALEIQKLMPGFQSNSSLASKIELRIGINLGDVISEGADIYGDGVNVAARLESLADAGGICVSGSVFDTINGKVALCSEDIGPQSLKNISRAIQVFRLYPAKNSEVATAAHKDQTATTDRKSIAVLPFDNMSGDPEQEYFSDGISEDIITDLSKISALFVVARNSSFSYKGSNVNIQHVGHDLGVNYVVEGSVRKVGNRARLTAQLIDAKTGGHIWAERYDRELDDVFAVQDEITTNIVKALQLVLLPVEAELVAKAPTSDFQAYDYYLKGRQCSHYIRTAKFIEAKHLFERAITCDPNFARAYCGLADCGTQLYFWEGDDDYLEGVPQAIERALQIDGNLAEAHASMGFYLSLTGSFNKAEREFFQATKLDPNLYEAQYFWGHLYLTHGYSAKAAEHFEQAWKVSPRDPQTPGLLLGIYRDLGRFGELKKTAEKTLKIGLRKLELEPDNTRACMSCAFAYAHLGDFRNAELLGIRAINNDPDDKINFYNLACLYALMNQPEKALDYLEQTARDADHLLRSIMNDGDFKTLRSLPRFIAMVQHSELSE